From the Helianthus annuus cultivar XRQ/B chromosome 17, HanXRQr2.0-SUNRISE, whole genome shotgun sequence genome, the window ATAATCTTGTGTGTCAGAAATCAGAATAGCACCTGTGTTTATCACTTATCAGTTGTATGGTACAAACAACTGATGCAAATAGGGACGGTTCTAGGTTAACAGTGATTATATGTACCTTCACTTCTTGGTATAGTTTCATCTCCCAAGCCAAGAGCCGCTCCAGAGTTGAACAGAGACTCTTTGACCCACCTGGTTCACCAATTGAACCGGGTTCGAACCGGTACTTGACCGCCAATGGTGGTTTCGATGTCCAGCTTGAGCTCAAATTACTCAATACCCCATTTGAATGATACACCGTTTCTGCAAtcaatttaaaaatttaaaacaattATACCCAAACCCAAAAATGTAGAACAAAAACATTGGTAAAGGGTACTTATGATATACACACACCACCCCGATCATCATCATACATACGGTATAAACGGCGAGAAAAGGTCATACGCCCCATATGAACATTATGGCCTGTATGATGAGCAAGTATGCCGATTATTACGGCCAGAATAAACATTATGGCTAATATGATGAGTCAGTAATTCAGTAAAACACCTCATACGACTCGTATGACCCTTTTTCGACAATTACACAACCCGTATGACCTGTCCCTTGGTGAAAATTAGTAATTCTTACTTTTCAATTGGCGAAAACTCCGATCAAGCTGGGCTCGACCGGTTTCCAGCATCTCCGAGACTTGTTCACCGGCATCAGCCGCCTTATCAAAATACTCTTTAATAGAAGCAACAATTTCCGTCAAATCCCGATGCCTAATCACCATCCTCATATCCGAATTATCCTCATGTTGCCCCGTTTTCCAGCTCTCTGACGACTCGGCTTTAAAAGACTTTTCGGATCTACTCTTCTCAGATCCCCTCATCGGATCAAACTTCGATTTCGGAACAGAGTTAAACACAGAAGGCGGTGGAGCCACCGACTCGTTATGAACCGATGATCCGAAATTAGATCTACTCTCCATTTCAGATCTGGAATCCCTATCAATTTCCTCATCATCATCAGATGTTGAGCTGGTGGTACTATAATGATCCCATTCGCTACACTGCACCTCTTCTCTCTCCTCAATTTCTACTCTCTCATCTCTCTCATCGTCATCTTCCGTATCTTCCGATTCCAGATGGTGACTGCTGTACTCATCTTCTTCTTCTGATTCTTGTTGCTGACGTGTATGGATTTTCGGATGATGATTCTTCTGAGAATAAGTTGAATAAACTGAGCGCTTATCTTCATTGATTTCGCTATGATTTTCACGATGATTTTTGTGTTGATTGTAACCGGAATAAATAGACGATTTGTCGTCTTCTGATTCGAAATTCGGTTGACGACGATTGAAGTATTCGGAATCTGGTGGTGACGGAGGGTAGAAATTCTCCCAATTCCAAACGGAGGATGCTTGTGAAGGTGTTGATGCGTAATTTGCTTGAGCATTGTAAGTGTAATTATAACTATccggattattattattattataactgtAGTTATGTTGAGATTTGTGAGGAGAATATGAAGCTTCACTAGATTCAGAAAGAATATGAGGCAGTTTTATTGTAGGTTTAGGTTTAGGTTTAGGTTTAGCTTTAGATTTAGGGTTAGGGTTAGGACGACGGTCATGGTGGTTCACGGAGGCGGTCCGGCGAGGCGCGGCGGTGAGTATCGGCGGGAGTTTTGGTTCTGAAACGGATGCAGATCGGGAAACAGACGTCGGTGCCGGCGACGGCGCCGTCGCCCGAAccggcggaggtggtggcggtgtTTGGTAGGGATGAAATGAAGGAGGTTTgacggtggaggaggaggaggtgggacGGGTGGGGAGGAGGACGGCGGGGGTCTGGTCGGCGACGGAGAGAGGTTCGCCGGCGGCGAAGGTGGTGAGGGCGGATCCGGTGGCTTTAAGGGAACGGCAGTAGTCGGAGTGAGCGGCGGCGAGGTGGTGGCGGGCGTAAACGGCGTCTTTCATAAGACGACGTCGTTCCTTGCAGCGTCTGACGGAGTCTTCGTTGCCTAACTTTGAGGCGGTGCAGCCCATGACGGTGGCGGGAGGGGTTTTTCAGGCGACTGGCGCCTGATTTTAGAAAGAGAAAGTGGTGGCAGAGTGATGAGTGAGTGTGTGtgtttaagttaacaaaaagggaaattcatttatttatttttattaaaaggcTAAAATTAAAGTGGAAAAAAAAGAATTTATTTCTGAAGAACTTTATTGTATATCTTCTTCAAAAACTACTTTATATTAAATAACCTGATTTGATACgtaacaacttttttttttaaaaaatcaccAAAGTATATTGAGACCTTGCAAATCTTTAACATTCCAACATTTTTAAAAGATATAAAGTGGCTTTAAAATGAATTTATGATTTATTGTGATATTATGGATATAGAGGTAGAAAGTTATATGAAAATGGATACTAACATACAAATATTCCCTATAAGCAAACCTAATTCTATTCTATTATTATAATCTGTAACTCTCATGTAGCACGATTAAAATATGAGTTGTGAGATACACTTGgaattaaaaaaatcatatatgtGTGCATTTATTGTATATTTATTgtatagttatatgttggtatttatatCGTATGCATTGTTATGTACTTATCTTTATGCCCATAAAATTAATATTATTACAATAtggggtaaattacacttttcgtacTTTAAGTTTGTATCGAATTGCAGTGGATattctttaacttcaataattacagtcacagtcatTTATTTGGAATTTCATTACACGTTACGTCATTTAGCCCTAAcctggttaaaattttcagttaaatatgaCATGTGACTTGCACACGATGGTAGATTGGTAATTTTACTAATGTATTTAAAATATCTAATatttcaaacaaacaaaattcTAAAATAAATTTACATATCTTTCTCCCTCTTTTAGCGAGTTAAACACAGACCCTGTCTCTCTCGAACCAACCTCCACCACCACTAAATCCAGCCACCACACCACCATATCCGTCCAACAAACCACCACTACCCAGTGTTTTGAATATGAGAACATATAAATTGAGCAGGCGAATAGAATAAACCCTAAAACTAGGGTTTCGGGAAGAACAATAAACGATTTGGACATGGACCTTAATTCTGGCGGCGATCATCTTCTTCCGGTGCTCTATTTTACGCAGGTACAACCAATCTACTCTGCTactgtatatatatgttattttctTTCTGTATATTTATATCTATTCGACATCCAAACCAAATCTATGAACACCATTTGAAGGCGTGCTCGGGCgagaagaaacagaggttgtaaCTGTGTTTTGTAATCGGAATAGTGATTAACGGATCTGATTGGATCCGTTTGTGCGGTGAAAAACATCTAGATTCGTGAACAGCTTGATGAGtagatttttagggtttttggttTACTGGGATGTGGGTTTTGAAAAGTCAAAGTAATTTATTTTGATAATGAgttgtggtggtgggttgtggtagATGATGGTGATCGTGGAAGAGAAAGATAAAGTAAGTGATATAAATATTGgtttttaaaaattatttttgcttttttattatataaattttacaTAAATTGGTAAAAAGACTATATTACCCTTATGTGATCAAAGTTAACTGAGAATTTGACCAAGTTAGGGTCAAAGGACGTAACGTGCAataagttttccaaataaaggattgtgactgaaattattgaagttaaaagaTATTCACTGCAATCCAAAACAAATATAAAGGACGAAACATCTAATTTACCCTACATTCTGTAACTCACATGTAACATTATTAAAATATGTCTTAGAGTTACACTTGTAAATTAAAATTCATATACATATATGATAtttattttgtgtatatataggtTGGTATTATCATATGCATTGTTATCTTTATGCTCGTAAATATCACTAGAAATGTCATGTATGCAATTTATAACGTATAACCTtgaaaatacttatttttatctCAACTAGAAGATAACCCATCGCGGTGCGACGGGGTATTTCATTTCTATCAAGTCGTTAATGGTATTAGTTACAAATTTTAAAGTGTCTTCGTATGCGTTTTATAAAgctatatatatagaaaaaaagGATGTCTAACATTATTAACAATAGATGCGTCTTGTCTGTCCACGATGTTTAGTCCTTGTAGCGAGTCTTGATCTTTACCCTTTGATACACCTAACACATATCCATCATTGTTATGCATTGCAGTAATTTTATATTTTACGACAAAATATAGTAAAGAGTTACAGTTAACTTACTGCTGACAACAATGCAGAATATGTCATCATTCTGAACCAGAGGTGACTCCCTAACATACTTTCTCAAAACCCTTTTGGCAACATTATCACGCAACCTCAATATGTAAATCCAAATTTCGGTTAGCTAAACAAAGTGTACTCTTCTGTATTTTGTTCCCACTTTTAAACTTACTGGTAacctataataaaaaaaaacaaagaaatgcGTAATTAAGAACACTCAAATGTAAATCAGAAGTGTTTTCCGATACAAAAACCTGTAATTCGATCATTCATCAAACATACATGACCATAGGTATTTAGCGTAAAAATATGACTTAGATCAATGGAAAGCGATTGTGTGCAAGCGCCTTGCTTCAACTTCAAATTGATGGTTGTAAATCAAAAAGTAAGTAATCCCCCATATAACGTCATGAACTCCAAATAGATGGTTTCAAATCTAGATTATCAAAATCAAACATTCAAAATGTATACATATAGAAATCCATAACCGATTAACTGaattaaccaaaccaaaccaattaTACATATCGCTATTAAAAATGAGAGGTTTAATAAAACATAATCCTAAACCAACCGATTTCCATTCtagttagaaaatatatattgATACGTTTGAAAGAAGGCCGAATTTGAAAGCTAAACCATAATTATTAACATGGTGATGGAAACCATTTCTATAATTATATGTGGCAATTTTGACCAATATGTAGTAAGAGTAAGCTGTTTGCTTTATTGTTGTCTTAGGATAAAGTAAATGACTGTTGCTCTAAATATTAAtgcataaaattaaatttaaatttaacatTAATTTTCAATGTAAGCTGAACCATGATGGATAAAAGAAAGTTCAGAATTAATAAACTTACATCAACTTTGTTCGAAGATTCTCCCACGCAAATTGGGTTCTTTGCTCATAAATATCACCCTGCAACATATTTCAAACGGATCACTAACAGAAATAAAATGTCATTCTAAAGCTAGAATCATCCAAATATTTAAATGTAAGTAAGCAACAATTAATTCGTCAACATAAAGCTTTTTCATGACGTatacattgtttttttttaattaaatactACTAACATTTACACTTGTGAAATAGTAAAATACATCCAGCAAAAGAACAACATCAAAGGGATTTAAATTGTAAAAAGAGCAGGGTAACCATACCTCACCAAGAGCACCATTTCCTATTATGGTGAGTAGCTTAAAATCATCAGATCCCACGTCAACAGCAAGTCAGCAACCAATTTATTCTCTTACTAAAGGtcaaaaataaaacccaaaacttAACTTTGGCCATATAATTAATTTGAACTGAGATAGCTTCTATGTAGCTTCAATGTAACCTCTACAAGCAAAGGTGCGAGTTATCGGGTAATTTAGTGTGATGTGTTGCATCCACACAACCATCAATATGTCTAGTTACACAAAATTACCAACCAAAAGGTTATCTGAGGATGTTTAATTGACAAAAATTATGAACTATACATAGCGAGATAGAGCAAAGTACTTTATCAGAGGTGTGAGTGTGGAGGCGTAGGTTGACGATGAAGATGGTGTTGTTGATGTAGGTGGCCTGTGCTGGTGGAAGATGCAAACAGGTGTTCAACAGGGACTTCGATTGAAGGCAATTCCAATGCCCTAGTGTTCGATTAGGGCTTATAGATGGTGTTGGGCAAGGTTAGGGTTTTGCAAGTGGCGAGCAATGGTGAATGTGGTGACGATGATGGTTAGCTGATGTGGGGGACCAATCTAATGACGCCTGCGATTTAGGGAAAAAAGCTTAAAGAGGTCAGTTATGGTGGGTAGGTAAAAGCAGCAACCAAGCAACACCCAACCCTAGTGTGTGGTACTTGGAAACCTGAAGTACCAGTGAATGGAGTACAAAACAAACTCAGATGTACATACCAATATAACCAAACAATGTAGTTAAATTTCAAAATCATCACATAACAAAAAGAAAACCAATATATACCGAAATACACACAAACAGATTCAAAATCTTTACAGATTCCTAATAACCCGAAACCCTAGAACAATCAATACCCACCAAATTAAACAACTATAAACCCATAACTAATCAAGAATCGACCAATCAAAAACCCATAACTAATCAAGAAGTGAACAACCATAAGTGTGAATCAACGCATGCATCTTTATACAATGAAGttaatagtaaaaaaaataaaaattaaacctTTTTATCTTGCATTTGAAAAGGGTTCGATGCGATTGAAGAAAGTAGGTCACCGGCGGGGTGAGAACAGAGGTATTCAATGGTGGGAATGGTGCTTACCTCCGATCTTTTTTCGATACACCAACGTATTCGAAGGTGTCTAGGCTTCGTAACCCCCAAATCAAATCAGAACATCATATGAGTATCATGAGGATGAAGGGAGAAAACACGAACTGTAGGTACCAACGATGGTAATGACCGGCAAATGTAGGTTAGAATAACCTAGAAACCAGAACTGTAGCTAAGTTCCTATGCTAATTGTTATATAGTATAATGGTTGACCCACTTattattcaaattcaaaattgTTTTCTAGATCTTTAATAATTTAATGATTACAATTTTTATCTTTAATAaatgggtaaattacacttttcgttctTTATATTTGTAGCGTGTTGCAatagatagcctttaacttcaataattacaggcacaatcctttatttgaaaaacaCATTACACATTTCGTCTTTTAACACTAACCATATTAAAATTTTAAGTTATGTTTATCCACTTAAGGGTATTCTGgtcatttcatgcttttatttaaaatgttcattaataaataaaaccaaaaatattatatatatatagaaacatcATTTTCCCCAATTCCCCAACCCTAGAATCTCTCACCCATCTCTCCCtccctctttctctttctccaACCAACCTCTACCACCACCACTAAatccagccaccaccaccaccaccaccaccaccgtatcCCACCTGAATTTGTAAACCAGattggaaaataataaaaatgtcaAAAGCATGGATTAGAAAACAAAACATGGTTTTGACTTTCTGCTTGATCCTTTCCCGTCTTTCTATTCTAGCACAAAACCCATCAAATCgatgttggtgcatgttttgtgacaacagcttagatttggtctttggatatcttgtaattagtaaaacgataaacggttagcgggtttagctttgtaatagtttgttatagtgaagtaagagtgattgggccaaaccaaacccacatatggggaagggtttgcgaattgggccttgcccaagacctagcccacatgcaaagctttgtcctatataaacaaagcttagcattagggtttaggttgatcttctaatcaccttaatcacttggagagaattcgtgaaagacaaaggcttggacgaattaggatcttgattgattgtaatcgttacgaagataatcaataaagatcgggtttaaagtgattcgtgttctactcgttttctgtgaaatctaatctaggggattccgcactctaggttggatcgacgattctgttatgATCCGCACGTGTtaggggacttacaattggtatcagagcattcggCTCTTGATTGGCTTGGTTCAGAATCGTTTTTGCAGAAAAATCGGCGTTTTTGGAGTTTTTGGAGGCTGTTTCGAAGATCTGCTGCTGATTTCGGATAAAACATAAGCATTTCGGATCATTTCTGATCAAAAGGCTTGCATTTCGGACTGTTACTGATAGAAATCTTGCATTTCTGATCAATTTCGGACCAGAAACAATCAATTACGGACCATTTCGGATTTGAAGGCTTGCATTCCGGATCAAAAACTTGCATTTCGGACCAATTGACTTCAATTTCGGATCTTCAGACCTTGATTTCGGATTTGATTTCGGACCAGAGAGTATCATTACTGATCAGGATAGTGCATTACGGACTTGAAGGTGGTCATTTTGGATCAATACTGACCATTACGGATAAGCATACCCATTTCGAACCATTTCGAACCATTTCTGATCATTTCGAACgaggtggaatttttcttggcttgcgtaagaaaaatttTACTGTTTCGCGTTTAGAAAACTATCCGTAACTCATTTGgacaaaccgtttgcaccgttgggttcgttggatttttaggacaaaaaaaaaaaaaaaaactctggacAATCCCGAAAAAggttttcgacattatatatcattggaatcgttatctcgagacgaatctaacggtataatttAATAAAAACAGATTTCGGACAAAATTTGTACGGTTTTCCCAGTCTGGTTACGTTAAAATGTCGAGCATGACTAAATTAAACGAACTCTTaaggatggagcatgaggttggcacaaccaacaaaccacctaagatgatgaggGTGGAAAACTACTTGACATAGAAGGATAggtttcaatccttcattgaatatcaggacactcgcatgtggatctgtattgctgatgggtacacaaaccctacacatgactttgaaggcagacctcgtgtcacagcctatgtgaacatgcaggagaatgacaaaaagatgtatgaggctgaaaagagagccttggctgccaTCAAGATGTCCTTACCTGATAGTATCAAACATACCTTTAAGAAGTACACTACTTCAAAGGAAATGTGGGATGCTTTAGAGAAGAGATATGAAGGAAATCCTGATGTCAAAAAGAACAAAGTTGATCTTCTGAAGAAACAGTTTGCTGTGTTTAAGCACATGAAGAatgagtcacttgaggacatcatcactagatactaccatctgatgtcagagctggataattatgatatagactgctattctgacatagagaaaaatgacaagctgct encodes:
- the LOC110921584 gene encoding nitrate regulatory gene2 protein, coding for MGCTASKLGNEDSVRRCKERRRLMKDAVYARHHLAAAHSDYCRSLKATGSALTTFAAGEPLSVADQTPAVLLPTRPTSSSSTVKPPSFHPYQTPPPPPPVRATAPSPAPTSVSRSASVSEPKLPPILTAAPRRTASVNHHDRRPNPNPKSKAKPKPKPKPTIKLPHILSESSEASYSPHKSQHNYSYNNNNNPDSYNYTYNAQANYASTPSQASSVWNWENFYPPSPPDSEYFNRRQPNFESEDDKSSIYSGYNQHKNHRENHSEINEDKRSVYSTYSQKNHHPKIHTRQQQESEEEDEYSSHHLESEDTEDDDERDERVEIEEREEVQCSEWDHYSTTSSTSDDDEEIDRDSRSEMESRSNFGSSVHNESVAPPPSVFNSVPKSKFDPMRGSEKSRSEKSFKAESSESWKTGQHEDNSDMRMVIRHRDLTEIVASIKEYFDKAADAGEQVSEMLETGRAQLDRSFRQLKKTVYHSNGVLSNLSSSWTSKPPLAVKYRFEPGSIGEPGGSKSLCSTLERLLAWEMKLYQEVKAREGVKIAHEKKLSTLQSQEYKGEDESKLNKTKASIKKLQSLIVVTSQAASTTSTAIVGLRDSELVPQLIELCHGFMYMWRSMNQCHEVQNNVVQQVRGLVNQSTKGESTSDLHRQATRELEAAVSAWHTSFCRLIKFQRDFIKSLHGWFKLSLLPTNSDEVNINSSQASDVYLVFDEWKLALDRVPDTVASEAIKSFINVVHSISLKQAEEKKVKKRTESASKELEKKMSSLRSIEKKYYHSYSMVGLGLPGSEQDNGHGLDTRDPLSEKKAELVACQRRVEDEMVRHSKAVEVTRAMTLNNIQTGLPGVFQAMTSFSGLIMEALDGVCNKSYAVK